The sequence ATATACTTTAGCAGTTTTACTAGCAATCCAAACCATTTGTTCCTTATTAACCGGAGCAGGTACTGGTTTAGTAACTGGCTTATTATTGCTTGGTGCTGGTTTAACATTTGTGCTTGCTGGTTGAGAATTAAATGTTATGTTCTTACCATCACTTGTAGCTATTATGGTACCATTAACATCTGTTCTGAAAACTTTTATTCCCTTTGCACTTAATTTTTTAATTGTAGCACTGGCAGGATGTCCATAATCATTTCCTTTTCCTACTTCAATAACTGCATATTTAGGATTCACCTTATTTAAAAATGCTTGGCTTGTAGAACTAGTACTACCATGATATCCAATTTTTAAAACATCTGCTTTAACATCTAATTGCTTTGCTAGTATTTCTCCTTCAGATAATGACTCTGCATCACCCATAAATAAATATGATGTATTACCAAAATTCAATTTGCAAACTATAGAGTAGTTGTTTATATCATCATACTTATCCTTATTTGGTGCTAAAAATGTTAAAGTTGCATTGCCTATAGTAAGCTTACTTCCTGCTTTAGGAGTTGTAATCTTTAGATTTTTACGTTTCAATGCACTAACCATATTAGCAAAACTCTTAGTTGTTGTAGTTACTTTGGGTGCATAAAAAATACCTATGTTAAATGTTTTGATTATATCATCCATAGATCCTATGTGATCCTCATGTGGGTGTGTTGCTATAACATAATCAAGTTTAGTAATTTTAAGTGATTTAAGATAATTTAATGATTTTTCATCACTTGTTCCAGCATCAATAAGTATATTCTTCCCATTAACTTGTATTAGCTCTGAATCACCTTGTCCAACATTAATGTAATGAATTTTTAAATTTCCGCTAGAATTATTAGTTGCTGCTGTAGCTATTGTAGGATTATAATTTCCCCCTAACAACGTAATCAATAGAAGACAAATCAATACTGACATAATTGGTCTAAAAATTTTCTTTTTCATTTAAACTCCCCCTTTCTGTTCACATTTAATTTTATAGACACAACTGATTTTGTCAACATTTTATGGATACTGTATAAACTTTCCCGAAAATCCAAAACTTCCAAATCAAGTAGTCTTCTGAAAGTAATTTTAGGCATACAGTACATTATATGTTCCTTTCTGCTTATATGCACAAGATAAAGTTTGTATAGAACTATTCCACTTAAATGTTGGTAGAAAAATGTCGAATTTTTGTAACT comes from Clostridium sp. TW13 and encodes:
- a CDS encoding ComEC/Rec2 family competence protein — protein: MKKKIFRPIMSVLICLLLITLLGGNYNPTIATAATNNSSGNLKIHYINVGQGDSELIQVNGKNILIDAGTSDEKSLNYLKSLKITKLDYVIATHPHEDHIGSMDDIIKTFNIGIFYAPKVTTTTKSFANMVSALKRKNLKITTPKAGSKLTIGNATLTFLAPNKDKYDDINNYSIVCKLNFGNTSYLFMGDAESLSEGEILAKQLDVKADVLKIGYHGSTSSTSQAFLNKVNPKYAVIEVGKGNDYGHPASATIKKLSAKGIKVFRTDVNGTIIATSDGKNITFNSQPASTNVKPAPSNNKPVTKPVPAPVNKEQMVWIASKTAKVYHSKKTCSNMKNPMQISINEAKKRGLKPCSKCH